In a genomic window of Methylobacter sp. YRD-M1:
- the ubiD gene encoding 4-hydroxy-3-polyprenylbenzoate decarboxylase gives MKYRDLRDFIKQLERQGELKRITIPVDPYLEMTEICDRTLKQGGPALLFEYPAGSNIPVLANLFGTPRRVAMGMGAESVSELRGIGELLAYLKEPEPPKGMKDAMEKIPVFKQVLNMAPKLVKEPPCQELVREGDEIDLGDYPIQTCWPDDAGPLITWPLVITKGPNKERQNLGIYRQQVIGKNKVIMRWLAHRGGALDFREWQQAHPGKPFPVAVALGADPATILAAVTPIPDTLSEYAFAGLLRGSKTEVAKCLSNDLQVPASAEIVLEGFIYPGETASEGPFGDHTGYYNEVDEFPVFTIERITQRQAPIYHSTYTGRPPDEPAILGVALNEVFVPILQKQFPEIVDFYLPPEGCSYRMAVISMKKQYAGHAKRVMLGTWSFLRQFMYTKFVIVVDDDVDVRNWQDVIWAITTRMDPARDLTILENTPIDYLDFASPVSGLGSKVGFDATNKWPGETNREWGRPISMSEEVIKKVDKIWDSLF, from the coding sequence ATGAAATACAGGGATCTGCGCGACTTTATCAAGCAACTGGAAAGACAGGGCGAACTGAAGCGGATCACGATCCCTGTCGATCCCTATCTGGAAATGACCGAAATCTGCGACCGCACCTTGAAGCAGGGCGGTCCGGCGTTGCTGTTCGAATATCCGGCAGGCTCCAACATTCCGGTTCTGGCCAACCTGTTCGGCACGCCGCGCCGCGTCGCCATGGGTATGGGCGCCGAATCGGTTTCGGAATTGCGCGGCATCGGCGAGCTGCTGGCCTATTTGAAGGAACCGGAGCCGCCCAAGGGCATGAAAGATGCCATGGAAAAAATTCCGGTTTTCAAGCAGGTGCTGAATATGGCGCCCAAGCTGGTCAAGGAGCCGCCCTGCCAGGAACTGGTGCGCGAAGGCGACGAAATCGACCTGGGCGATTACCCGATTCAAACCTGCTGGCCCGATGATGCGGGGCCTTTGATCACCTGGCCTTTGGTCATCACCAAAGGCCCGAATAAAGAACGGCAGAACCTAGGCATTTACCGACAACAGGTCATCGGCAAAAACAAGGTCATCATGCGCTGGCTGGCGCATCGCGGCGGCGCCCTGGATTTCAGGGAATGGCAGCAGGCTCATCCCGGCAAGCCTTTCCCCGTTGCCGTAGCCTTAGGCGCAGACCCTGCCACGATCCTGGCCGCCGTCACGCCGATTCCGGATACGCTATCCGAGTATGCTTTTGCAGGCCTGCTGCGCGGCAGCAAGACGGAAGTGGCGAAATGCCTGAGCAACGATCTGCAGGTTCCCGCCAGCGCCGAAATCGTCCTGGAAGGCTTTATCTATCCCGGAGAGACGGCGTCCGAAGGCCCGTTCGGCGATCATACCGGCTATTACAATGAGGTCGATGAATTTCCGGTATTCACAATAGAACGCATCACCCAGCGTCAGGCACCCATCTATCACAGCACCTATACGGGCCGTCCGCCTGATGAGCCCGCCATCCTGGGCGTGGCGCTGAACGAAGTCTTCGTGCCGATCCTGCAAAAGCAGTTTCCGGAGATTGTCGACTTTTACCTGCCGCCGGAAGGTTGTTCCTACCGCATGGCCGTGATCAGCATGAAAAAACAATATGCCGGCCATGCCAAACGCGTCATGCTCGGCACCTGGTCGTTTCTGCGCCAGTTCATGTACACAAAATTCGTCATTGTCGTCGATGACGATGTGGACGTGCGCAATTGGCAGGATGTGATCTGGGCCATAACCACGCGCATGGACCCTGCCCGTGACCTGACGATACTGGAAAATACGCCTATCGATTATCTTGACTTCGCCTCACCGGTTTCAGGACTAGGCTCCAAGGTCGGATTTGATGCGACCAACAAGTGGCCCGGGGAAACCAACAGGGAATGGGGGCGGCCCATCTCCATGTCCGAGGAAGTCATTAAAAAAGTGGATAAGATCTGGGACTCCCTGTTTTAA
- a CDS encoding heme biosynthesis HemY N-terminal domain-containing protein, producing MKKTILFFLGAFLLAIAAAFIVNQWLSGFESPGYVLIGIGQWSIETSMVVFAVSLIMGFFIFYLFFRFLGWLLRLPGQIKSRGKSVKFNRSQEALIAGLVDSAEGNWERAEKVLIKHASHSGAPLLHYLTAAKAAQSRGAIDKRDEYLRKAADQVPGSDIAIGLTQAELNLSGNQFDQALETLTRLHSIDPTHASVLKLLHQTYQHIGDWEGIRKLIPSLHNNKVLMEAEIKLLETEAFSKLLRQAAENGNINEIESLWSEIPGYIKSVHGVSAIYFAAMIEAGIGAKVEDELAKTLSVNWDQTLLVLFGSIQSADPVRQLETAEQWLTSHAGDAVLLSIIGKLSLKCGDAGKAEKYFNHSITVEPTVLAYQLLGDLLSARGDKDKASECYKSGLELASSEIVSRIDTIS from the coding sequence ATGAAGAAAACCATACTTTTCTTTTTGGGGGCTTTTCTACTTGCGATTGCAGCCGCTTTTATAGTCAATCAATGGCTGAGCGGCTTTGAGAGTCCCGGTTATGTACTGATTGGCATTGGTCAGTGGTCCATAGAGACTTCAATGGTTGTTTTTGCAGTCAGCCTGATCATGGGATTTTTTATCTTCTATCTGTTTTTCAGATTTTTGGGATGGCTGCTCAGATTGCCTGGGCAAATTAAATCGCGCGGAAAAAGCGTTAAATTCAACCGCTCTCAGGAAGCTTTGATTGCGGGCCTCGTAGATTCAGCCGAAGGTAATTGGGAAAGAGCCGAAAAAGTGCTGATTAAACACGCATCGCATAGCGGCGCACCACTGTTGCACTACTTGACTGCTGCAAAGGCCGCTCAATCACGCGGCGCGATTGATAAAAGAGACGAATACCTTAGAAAAGCTGCGGATCAGGTGCCCGGTTCCGATATCGCAATCGGCTTGACTCAAGCGGAGCTAAACCTGTCAGGGAACCAGTTTGACCAGGCTCTGGAAACACTGACTCGATTGCACTCCATAGATCCGACTCATGCCAGCGTGCTGAAATTGCTGCATCAGACTTATCAGCATATCGGCGATTGGGAAGGTATCCGAAAGCTGATTCCGTCATTGCACAATAATAAAGTGCTGATGGAAGCCGAGATAAAATTGCTGGAAACAGAAGCATTCAGCAAACTGTTAAGGCAGGCGGCCGAAAATGGCAATATCAATGAAATTGAATCACTCTGGTCGGAAATTCCGGGTTATATAAAAAGCGTGCATGGCGTCTCGGCCATTTATTTTGCCGCGATGATCGAGGCCGGCATTGGTGCCAAGGTTGAAGATGAACTGGCTAAGACTTTATCGGTAAACTGGGATCAAACTCTTTTGGTTCTGTTTGGCAGTATACAGTCGGCCGATCCTGTCAGGCAGCTTGAAACGGCGGAACAATGGCTCACTTCGCATGCAGGAGATGCGGTGTTGCTCTCTATCATAGGTAAATTAAGCCTGAAATGTGGCGATGCCGGAAAAGCTGAAAAATACTTCAATCATAGCATTACCGTTGAACCGACTGTGCTGGCTTATCAGTTATTGGGCGATTTGCTGTCTGCCCGCGGCGATAAGGATAAAGCCAGCGAATGCTATAAATCCGGTCTGGAGTTGGCCTCCAGCGAAATCGTCAGCCGGATCGATACCATATCCTAG
- a CDS encoding uroporphyrinogen-III C-methyltransferase, giving the protein MAELSEKQEQNVSESNKVHRSRSGFWFGIITLLIIIALAGAGFFLFTQLREEQASLDSEVNKGDMQLIELSKQISGYQSQLASVQSQLATLEASITGKDTHFNKTLEDFSRLHNEKLDSTRKELNTALQQVQRQLGKTRGDWLIADAEYLLSTANERLHLIGDVNTARQALEAADQRLRESGDAAVFKVREQIAKDIAALNRVEEPDIVGMYSAIQTQASQIDDLTLFLPYAGKTPTPLKEPEKPADETQEGQDLIDSALSGLEEYVTIRHTEQPIKATLTQEEAQFIKEQLRLKLESAKVALVQRNEPLYLAGLADAKKWAEQHFMQDAQTKNFIAELDRMKGIQIHSQYPDISLSLKMLRDIVKLRIETDKAMPSPEPATEPESKQEPQPKQEPEPAVAPAPQPESAPAAQ; this is encoded by the coding sequence GTGGCCGAATTGAGTGAAAAACAGGAACAGAATGTGAGCGAGAGTAATAAAGTTCACCGGTCTCGTAGCGGGTTCTGGTTTGGCATCATTACTTTGCTCATTATTATCGCATTGGCAGGCGCCGGATTCTTCCTTTTTACCCAATTGCGCGAGGAACAGGCCAGCTTAGACAGCGAAGTCAACAAGGGCGACATGCAACTGATCGAGTTATCGAAACAGATCAGCGGTTATCAGTCGCAGCTGGCGTCTGTGCAGTCGCAACTGGCAACGCTGGAAGCCAGCATTACCGGCAAAGACACGCATTTTAACAAAACGCTCGAGGACTTTTCCCGTTTGCATAATGAAAAACTCGACAGTACCCGCAAAGAATTAAACACAGCCCTACAGCAGGTGCAGCGGCAGCTCGGCAAGACGCGCGGCGACTGGCTGATTGCCGATGCCGAATACTTGCTCAGTACAGCCAACGAACGTTTGCATCTGATAGGCGATGTAAACACAGCGCGTCAGGCATTGGAGGCAGCTGACCAGCGTCTGCGAGAGAGCGGTGATGCGGCAGTATTCAAAGTGCGCGAACAGATCGCCAAGGATATCGCCGCTCTCAACAGAGTCGAGGAGCCTGATATTGTCGGCATGTATTCCGCAATTCAGACGCAGGCGAGCCAGATTGACGATCTGACTTTGTTTCTGCCGTACGCCGGAAAAACACCGACACCGCTCAAAGAGCCTGAAAAGCCGGCGGACGAAACCCAGGAAGGACAGGATCTGATTGATTCAGCGTTGAGCGGACTGGAAGAATATGTCACGATTCGGCATACCGAGCAGCCGATCAAGGCCACATTAACCCAGGAGGAGGCTCAGTTTATTAAAGAGCAGTTGAGACTAAAGCTGGAATCGGCCAAGGTTGCACTGGTTCAGCGTAATGAACCGCTTTATCTGGCTGGTTTGGCGGATGCAAAAAAATGGGCCGAACAACATTTTATGCAGGATGCACAGACAAAAAACTTTATTGCCGAGCTGGACAGAATGAAGGGTATCCAGATCCATAGCCAGTATCCAGACATCAGTCTGTCTTTGAAAATGCTCAGGGACATTGTCAAACTCAGGATAGAAACAGACAAAGCCATGCCATCTCCAGAACCTGCAACGGAGCCCGAATCCAAGCAAGAGCCTCAGCCCAAGCAAGAGCCGGAACCGGCAGTAGCACCGGCTCCGCAACCTGAATCTGCGCCTGCTGCGCAATAA
- a CDS encoding uroporphyrinogen-III synthase translates to MSGGLNGARVLVTRPAHQAENLSRLIQARGGEAVRFPVLDIVARGNIDEVQDALKNLDNFQWVVFISPNAVNFALKANNGKIDRLKAVRCAAVGRATAQALEAAGLTVDAVPEQGYTSEALLAMPQMQQINGQSCLIVRGEGGREELANTLRSRGADVQYLEVYKRTIPSIDNSQVVQLLTQRRLDVITVTSGEALQNLLIMLGEKNHQLLLPIPLVVVSDRIGQLAAGMGFKRIAVTENPADTAILETVTIVCNGE, encoded by the coding sequence TTGAGCGGAGGTTTGAACGGTGCGCGGGTTTTAGTGACTCGGCCGGCGCATCAGGCAGAAAATCTAAGCCGCTTGATTCAGGCGCGCGGAGGCGAGGCCGTTCGGTTTCCTGTGCTTGATATTGTTGCGCGCGGCAATATTGATGAGGTTCAGGATGCGCTAAAAAACCTCGACAACTTCCAATGGGTTGTTTTTATTAGCCCAAATGCAGTAAATTTTGCACTGAAAGCGAATAATGGCAAAATAGATCGATTAAAGGCTGTGCGATGTGCCGCCGTGGGGCGAGCGACCGCTCAGGCATTGGAAGCCGCCGGACTGACTGTCGACGCGGTGCCTGAACAAGGGTATACCAGCGAAGCATTGTTGGCCATGCCGCAAATGCAGCAGATAAACGGGCAGTCCTGCTTGATCGTGCGGGGGGAAGGCGGACGAGAAGAACTGGCCAATACACTGCGCAGCCGGGGGGCGGATGTTCAGTATCTGGAAGTGTACAAAAGGACGATCCCCAGCATTGATAACTCGCAAGTAGTCCAATTACTTACCCAGCGCCGGTTGGATGTTATTACTGTAACCAGCGGTGAAGCGCTACAAAATTTATTGATCATGCTGGGCGAAAAAAATCATCAGCTGTTATTGCCAATACCCCTGGTGGTGGTGAGCGACAGGATCGGGCAATTAGCTGCCGGGATGGGGTTTAAGCGAATTGCTGTGACGGAAAATCCTGCTGATACAGCAATTCTTGAGACAGTAACAATAGTATGTAATGGGGAATAG
- the hemC gene encoding hydroxymethylbilane synthase — MAEKIIRIATRRSPLALWQAEHVAQRLEQAFPGLKTELVKMTTRGDKILDAPLAKVGGKGLFVKELEQGMLEGTADIAVHSMKDVPVEFPEGLHLAAILTREDPTDAFVSNRYASLEELPPDARIGTSSLRRQCQIKERFPEAEILSLRGNVNTRLARLDADEFDAIILASAGLKRLGMAGRIAQSLDPSISLPAIGQGAIGIECRVDDVEVNAMLSALHDQNTSICVSAERAMNARLNGGCQVPIAGFAQLQGNQLIMRGLVGSPDGSVIFRTAQSGSPDQAEAIGRSIAEDLLACGADKVLQELFH, encoded by the coding sequence TTGGCTGAAAAAATTATCCGTATAGCTACGCGCAGAAGTCCTTTGGCGCTGTGGCAGGCAGAACACGTAGCCCAACGCTTGGAACAGGCTTTTCCGGGCTTGAAAACCGAGCTGGTTAAAATGACTACGCGCGGCGATAAAATTCTGGATGCGCCTTTGGCCAAGGTTGGCGGCAAAGGGTTGTTCGTCAAGGAACTGGAACAGGGCATGCTGGAAGGGACGGCCGATATCGCCGTGCATTCGATGAAAGATGTGCCTGTGGAGTTTCCGGAAGGGCTGCATCTGGCCGCCATTTTAACGCGCGAAGATCCAACCGATGCCTTTGTATCGAACCGCTATGCATCATTAGAAGAGTTGCCGCCCGATGCCCGGATCGGCACGTCCAGCTTGCGCCGGCAATGCCAGATAAAAGAGAGATTCCCCGAAGCGGAAATCTTGTCGCTGAGAGGCAATGTCAATACGCGATTGGCCAGGCTTGATGCCGATGAGTTTGATGCCATTATTTTGGCTTCGGCAGGGTTGAAGAGGTTGGGCATGGCCGGGCGTATTGCACAAAGCCTCGATCCTAGCATCAGCCTGCCGGCCATAGGCCAAGGCGCTATCGGCATAGAATGCCGGGTAGATGATGTTGAAGTCAACGCGATGCTGAGTGCCTTGCATGACCAGAACACCAGTATTTGCGTCAGCGCCGAAAGGGCGATGAACGCGCGCCTGAACGGCGGCTGCCAGGTTCCGATTGCCGGCTTTGCACAGCTGCAGGGCAATCAGCTGATCATGCGCGGATTGGTCGGCAGCCCAGACGGCAGCGTGATTTTTCGCACTGCGCAGTCAGGCTCTCCTGACCAGGCCGAGGCAATCGGGCGCTCGATCGCTGAGGATTTATTAGCCTGCGGCGCAGATAAAGTTCTGCAAGAGTTGTTTCATTGA
- a CDS encoding LytR/AlgR family response regulator transcription factor — MKVLIADDEKLARLRLKSLLNELNEDIQVVAEAENGRVALQKWQLTGADILLLDIRMPDMDGLDVARELAKTQAPPAIIFTTAYDEHALQAFDANAVDYLLKPIRKDRLLNALQKAQVFNRAKWDGLMQWLPERPVRSHLCVQVQADLHLIPVKDIVFFQADQKYIIIKTLQKAYLLDESLKALEDEFSGLFIRIHRNALVSLLHIEELEKKPDGQLLVKCQGIDERLAVSRRLAAKVRTCFKEFKRNKAPLR; from the coding sequence ATGAAAGTTTTAATCGCCGATGATGAAAAACTGGCCAGGCTACGCTTGAAAAGTCTGCTCAATGAACTGAATGAGGATATTCAGGTCGTTGCGGAGGCCGAAAACGGCCGTGTAGCGCTGCAAAAATGGCAGCTAACAGGGGCCGATATTCTATTGCTGGATATCAGGATGCCGGATATGGATGGGCTGGACGTTGCGCGGGAACTGGCAAAGACGCAAGCGCCGCCGGCCATCATTTTTACGACGGCTTATGATGAGCATGCCCTGCAGGCTTTTGACGCGAATGCGGTCGATTATTTGTTGAAGCCGATACGCAAGGATCGTCTGCTGAATGCGCTTCAGAAAGCGCAGGTGTTTAATCGCGCAAAGTGGGACGGCCTGATGCAATGGCTGCCCGAGCGGCCGGTACGATCCCATCTCTGCGTGCAGGTGCAGGCAGATTTGCACCTGATTCCAGTTAAAGACATTGTGTTTTTTCAGGCCGATCAAAAATACATCATCATTAAAACGCTACAGAAAGCCTATTTGCTCGACGAGTCGTTGAAAGCGCTGGAAGACGAGTTCAGCGGGTTGTTTATCCGCATACACCGCAATGCGCTGGTTTCCCTGCTGCATATTGAAGAGCTGGAGAAAAAACCTGACGGACAATTGCTGGTCAAATGCCAGGGTATTGACGAGAGATTGGCAGTCAGCCGCAGGCTGGCAGCAAAAGTGCGCACCTGTTTTAAAGAATTTAAGCGCAATAAGGCGCCATTGCGTTAA
- a CDS encoding sensor histidine kinase, whose protein sequence is MNLKAEKIFLPDFCSVRMLLVVFFLAELLAFLLTLAADTSALGFLSEFGVRSLLALWIALMSAACLCLLKEKLARGNDFVAGLAAFSIIQLISVLVCWLVVEALPNAGLLLLLVEPAQKTEFYWRTIGISSLVSLAILRYLFVLHQWRQQVEAQAAASLDALQARMRPHFLFNSLNTIASLTRIDPGLAEELVEDLAELIRASMLVDHARLVRLEEEIKLVNLYLAIEFHRLDERLKVSWDIDDVPKDALLPPLSLQPLVENAIYHGVEPDPNGGEIVIKGARAIGGIVLSVSNTLPPDGTRRQRKGNQVAMANLAARIAGCFEGNGRIDRYVKEGNYHVDIMIPYQVVS, encoded by the coding sequence ATGAATTTAAAAGCAGAGAAGATTTTTTTGCCGGATTTTTGCTCGGTCAGGATGCTATTGGTCGTGTTCTTCCTGGCCGAGTTGCTGGCGTTTTTGCTGACATTGGCAGCCGATACGTCGGCATTGGGATTTTTATCCGAATTCGGCGTCCGATCGTTGCTCGCATTGTGGATCGCCCTGATGAGCGCGGCCTGCTTGTGTCTGTTAAAGGAAAAACTGGCGCGCGGCAATGATTTCGTCGCCGGGCTGGCGGCATTTAGCATTATTCAACTGATCAGCGTTCTGGTTTGCTGGCTGGTCGTGGAAGCGTTGCCGAATGCGGGCCTTTTACTACTCTTGGTAGAGCCGGCGCAAAAGACCGAGTTTTACTGGCGCACGATAGGCATCAGCAGTCTGGTGTCATTGGCGATCCTGCGCTATCTGTTTGTCCTGCATCAATGGCGGCAACAGGTCGAAGCGCAGGCTGCGGCCAGTCTGGATGCGCTGCAGGCAAGGATGAGGCCGCATTTCCTGTTCAACAGTTTGAACACCATCGCCAGCCTGACCCGGATCGATCCCGGATTGGCCGAAGAGCTGGTGGAAGATCTTGCAGAGCTGATTCGCGCCAGCATGCTGGTCGACCATGCCCGACTGGTGCGGCTGGAGGAGGAAATCAAGCTGGTGAACCTGTATCTGGCGATCGAGTTTCATCGTCTGGACGAGCGCCTGAAAGTCAGCTGGGATATTGACGATGTGCCCAAAGACGCCCTGTTGCCGCCGCTGAGCCTGCAGCCGCTGGTTGAAAACGCGATCTATCACGGCGTGGAGCCCGATCCGAACGGTGGCGAAATTGTCATCAAGGGCGCCAGGGCCATCGGCGGAATTGTGCTGTCGGTGAGCAACACGCTGCCGCCTGATGGAACCCGTCGCCAGCGCAAAGGCAACCAGGTCGCAATGGCCAATCTGGCGGCCAGGATAGCGGGTTGTTTCGAGGGCAACGGCCGCATCGATCGCTATGTAAAAGAAGGTAATTACCACGTGGATATAATGATTCCTTATCAGGTCGTATCATGA
- the argH gene encoding argininosuccinate lyase — translation MTTVNSDKLSSARFAEATDAFVEVFTASVDFDKRMAEQDIQGSIAHATMLCKIDILTEQERDDIIGGLTQIGQEIRDGKFTWSIKQEDVHMNIEARLTDMIGIAGKKLHTGRSRNDQVATDIRLYLRSEINSISDQLNRLQTAILDLAEKEADTIMPGFTHLQVAQPVTFGHHLMAWFEMLSRDYERLQDCKKRLNIMPLGAAALAGTSYPIDRQMTSDLLGFSRPSANSLDSVSDRDFAIEFTAAGSLIMMHLSRFSEEMILWSSAQFNFIDIPDAFCTGSSIMPQKKNPDVPELVRGKSGRVTGHLMSLLMLMKSQPLAYNKDNQEDKEPLFDTVDTLINCLRAFADMVPHIIAKRQNMYDSAKRGFATATDLADYLVRKGMAFRDAHEVVGQAVRLGLDSSRDLSELSLAELQQFSTAITDDVFEVLTLEGSVAARRHIGGTAPETVKQAIQTARQSMLAAQ, via the coding sequence ATGACCACAGTTAATTCCGACAAACTTTCCAGTGCCCGCTTTGCCGAGGCGACCGATGCCTTTGTTGAGGTGTTCACCGCTTCGGTGGATTTTGACAAGCGCATGGCGGAGCAGGATATCCAAGGCTCCATCGCACATGCCACCATGCTCTGCAAGATCGACATCCTGACCGAGCAGGAACGCGACGACATCATCGGCGGCCTGACCCAGATCGGGCAGGAAATCAGGGACGGCAAATTTACCTGGTCTATCAAGCAGGAAGATGTGCACATGAACATCGAAGCGCGGCTGACCGACATGATCGGCATCGCCGGCAAGAAGCTGCATACGGGCCGCTCCCGCAACGACCAGGTGGCGACCGATATCCGTCTTTATCTGCGCAGCGAGATCAACAGCATCAGCGACCAGCTCAACCGCCTGCAGACGGCGATTTTAGATCTGGCCGAAAAAGAAGCCGATACTATCATGCCCGGCTTCACACATCTGCAGGTCGCCCAACCGGTCACGTTCGGCCATCACCTGATGGCCTGGTTTGAAATGCTGAGCCGCGACTACGAAAGGCTGCAGGATTGCAAGAAACGCCTCAACATCATGCCCCTGGGCGCTGCCGCATTGGCCGGCACCAGTTATCCGATCGACCGGCAGATGACGTCCGACCTGCTCGGCTTCAGCCGTCCGTCGGCCAATTCGCTCGATTCGGTCAGCGACCGCGATTTCGCGATCGAATTCACTGCCGCCGGCAGCCTGATCATGATGCATCTGTCGCGTTTTTCCGAGGAAATGATCCTGTGGTCCAGCGCGCAGTTCAACTTCATCGATATTCCCGATGCGTTCTGCACCGGCTCGTCGATCATGCCGCAAAAGAAAAATCCGGATGTGCCCGAACTGGTGCGCGGCAAATCCGGGCGCGTCACCGGCCATCTGATGTCGCTGCTGATGCTGATGAAGAGCCAGCCGCTGGCTTACAACAAGGACAACCAGGAAGACAAGGAACCGCTGTTCGATACGGTCGACACCTTGATCAACTGCCTGCGCGCCTTTGCCGACATGGTGCCGCATATCATCGCCAAACGGCAGAACATGTACGACTCGGCCAAACGCGGCTTTGCCACGGCCACGGACCTGGCCGATTACCTGGTCCGCAAAGGCATGGCTTTCCGCGATGCGCACGAAGTGGTAGGACAAGCCGTACGCCTGGGCCTTGACAGCAGCCGCGATCTGTCTGAGCTTTCACTGGCGGAACTGCAACAGTTTTCAACGGCGATTACAGACGATGTGTTTGAGGTGCTGACGCTGGAAGGCTCGGTCGCAGCCCGTAGGCATATCGGCGGCACAGCGCCTGAAACCGTCAAACAGGCTATTCAGACCGCGCGGCAAAGCATGCTGGCGGCGCAATAA
- the gap gene encoding type I glyceraldehyde-3-phosphate dehydrogenase, with translation MPIKVAINGYGRIGRNVVRALYESGRTDEIQIVAINDLGDSETNAHLTQYDSVHGKFPFEVSVDGDYIVINGDKIRVFSERDPSKLPWGDLGIDVVHECTGLFTSKAKASAHISAGAKKVIISAPGGNDVDATVVYGVNHNVLKASDTVISNASCTTNCLAPLVKPLHDALGIQSGLMTTIHSYTNDQVLTDVYHSDLRRARSATQSMIPTKTGAAAAVGLVLPELAGKLDGFAMRVPTINVSVVDLTFQASRNTSKEEIDDILKAAAAGPLKGILEINTKPLVSIDFNHNPASSIYEAPSTKVMNGSFVKVLSWYDNEWGFSNRMLDTSIALFNAK, from the coding sequence ATGCCAATTAAAGTTGCAATTAATGGTTATGGGCGCATCGGCCGGAATGTCGTGCGCGCCTTGTATGAATCAGGCCGTACCGACGAAATTCAAATTGTTGCAATCAATGATTTGGGCGACAGCGAAACCAATGCGCATCTGACTCAATACGACTCGGTGCATGGAAAATTTCCATTTGAAGTCAGCGTCGATGGCGACTATATCGTTATCAACGGCGACAAAATCAGAGTGTTCTCGGAAAGGGACCCGTCAAAATTGCCGTGGGGCGATCTGGGCATTGACGTCGTGCACGAATGTACCGGCTTGTTCACCAGTAAAGCCAAGGCATCGGCCCATATCAGTGCCGGCGCCAAAAAAGTCATTATTTCAGCGCCCGGCGGCAATGACGTTGACGCCACAGTCGTGTATGGCGTCAACCATAACGTACTGAAAGCATCGGATACCGTCATTTCCAACGCCTCATGCACGACCAACTGCCTGGCGCCATTGGTCAAGCCTCTGCATGATGCCTTAGGCATTCAAAGCGGCTTAATGACCACGATTCATTCCTATACCAATGACCAGGTTCTGACCGATGTCTATCACAGCGACCTGCGCCGCGCCCGCTCTGCAACGCAATCGATGATTCCTACCAAAACCGGCGCTGCCGCGGCCGTAGGACTGGTTCTGCCCGAGCTGGCCGGCAAACTGGACGGCTTCGCCATGCGCGTGCCGACCATTAACGTATCCGTAGTGGACCTGACTTTCCAGGCATCCAGAAACACCAGCAAAGAAGAAATCGACGATATCCTGAAAGCCGCCGCGGCCGGCCCTTTGAAAGGCATTCTGGAAATCAACACCAAACCGCTGGTGTCAATCGATTTCAACCACAACCCGGCATCCTCGATTTATGAAGCGCCGTCAACCAAGGTCATGAACGGCAGCTTTGTCAAAGTCCTGTCCTGGTATGACAATGAATGGGGCTTCTCAAACCGCATGCTGGATACCTCCATTGCCTTATTCAATGCAAAGTAA